The Silene latifolia isolate original U9 population chromosome 4, ASM4854445v1, whole genome shotgun sequence region ccctaaaggtcacacctataggacatatttgagaaatgtgattatagaaatataattacattgatgcccaaaatgactaaaaagttagtcaatgtgttgatgagataattatttaatgaaaattaaataatattaagttgagacgaattaactgtcaattcgtaaattaaatataataagttatatttaaattaaatatatataaggttagtttggacgaattaatctgttaattcgtagttaaatataatcagttgtatttaatatcaacaagttgaatgtgtcatagtggtaatagtgagggtacacataccaagaggtcatgtgttcgatcctcactagatgacaattcaacacatattatatatttttggaaagaccaaaataaggagaattttgcTCCATAATTCGGTctgatggccgaaaattagggaagtaattttctttcctaattgatttcggatttcggtctatataaaaagaaaggtagagaattatttctaacctaatgctttttcttgacctagcctcctctttctcatcacaaaaacacaaagacaataaaattttacagaaaattttagattgatttctagcataatcaaagggtatatctcagatcgtcttgggtgcaactaataggcgaatatcaattttgatattgttcttaggccatatttgctaggatctaaggttaattctaaatccttttacttttgtttatgtattttattttatgaccttagatcatctttattaaatctttataatccttcatgttaaagggaagtatacagattatttcccacagtttCCGTGTCGATAGCGTGGGTAAGTCTCTAGTATTTCTTATTTCAGTTTATGGTTGTTATTTAGAGATGatgcaaaccctaatttgggttggATTGGGGGTAGTGATTGATTGTATTGGTTATGATTAGTAATGTTTGTTtaccattgttgtaggtgacgatgtggtactcgttgtgcatttgtatgattggctgCAGTGCAACGGATGGCGAAAAGGTAAGGTTTTCAGTtggttgtataattaattaaaagatATGATTGTGGTTGATTGTTTGGTATTGTTATCATTGTGATTGAGATTGTACTGCTGATTGGTTATTGTTATGGGAccattttcgggagatggttTCAATCCCATGTTCGCCTTTTGtagctcccgtcacaagggggatgtgcatattaatgatctggattcgctcgttgcgatgagcggggattaggtgggcaaggttgcggtctcccactggcggtgtgggtttCCTGTTGCGATGGAAACCAggcagggctacacatttcgGTGTGTAGGCGGTTAATGGTTACTATTGGAGTTTGGAGAATGGTTATTACAGTTTGGATTGGATTGTGTATTGGATTGTGTATTGATGATTTCTTATTTTGGTTATGCAGTTAACTGACCCCGTTGATTATTTTTaaaactgtggtaatccattcggggatggtgcgTGATTGGTTTACGGTATTGGATGTGGATGTAGCTCGCGGGATATGGACGGGGCAGAGTCATCACATGTTCTTTAGCTAACTTTAGCTGTTGTCTTATACATTAGCCTTTCTTTTGGTTTCTTTTCGGAATTgtaaacagttttggtttggttttcagtTTGAGTTTGGTTAAACAGTTTGTACTTTTAATAAACGTTCTATTATGGTccatttgatatactttacctcgggcaaccgaaatGGTAGCGCTTCCATTtgctaaggtaggccttggtaaggcactttgatAGATGGGAGTGTTACAACGTGCGTGTTCTAGTTTGAGAAAAAATGATATCTTGGGCTTTGCTTAATATTTGTACCAAAATTATCCTCCAAATTTTCATATGTTAAAGTCgtttttaattttgtttattTGAATTAAATTAGACATCCTTCAGTTccagtttttcaaatttttcctctgtataattatttaacatattaaATCAACCGATTTTAATTTgtattgataggctatcgcacaccatGCAAAAATAAATTCCCTAGATATaaattaatgtagtacgtaggggtcgaatccacaaggagacggtagttgttaattagttgctatggattgaattctatcttgagtcgatgcggttaattgatttgatttatgtagatgtaaaaacaataataaaggaaGAGTCTAGGAAAgccgggtcacacatgcaaatatatGTAAATGCTTCATGTCAAACTCGGATTAGATAGTAAtgataattgtttaggcttaaagacacccacctctcgatattTGTGTCAACCATATAACGGGTCCTAATGATCTCTCGATATGGCTAGGTCGTCTACTAAAACATacttagtctaattcattttcgtgcttctcgacttataaaaacgaattaacaaatttaatctaagacaACGGCCAATaatcaaagattaacaataaCGTAAAAGCATGTTATAGAAACTATTATGTGATCACTAAGCATCCTAatttatcatgttacaaatactttttatgcatgactCCCTTTATTCCATAGACAAGATATACTACTCTTGCATTATGTAAATTAAGCTAATGATGAACAAgatgataaataaataatattagaaataaattacctcaacaatggaaatggaaatggaattgaagaGCAATGCAAAAGGAAAACTtggaaatgaaattgtaatttgtaatacttaaagGAAATGATAAGAAACTAATGAAAACTAATAAACTACACTAAGCTAATCCAACTACTGGAGTTTAGAGAGAATTCTATGTGGAAAATGTGTGTAAGAGAGATGCCCCCAAAGTCCTACTAACACCTCCCTTATATAGTAAAGAGGGGGTGTAACGTATACAACTAGAGAGGggaaaccccgatcggggttcccAAGCCCCGATCGGGGCCGTGGAAATCCAGGCATATTTGATTAAAGGTTTGATTAAAATGCTTGAGGATCCATTGTGAGCTCTTAATACGTCTTTAATCTTCGGTTAATCACACAATTTAGCATCCCATGAGCATCCAAAGTTGAGCATCCCATGTTGAGTTTGTGTGGACTTCTTAATTTGGACTTCATTTGTGATTTCATTTGTGCATCAACCCACTTCACAATTCTTCATGATTGGACTTGTCATTTCCATAATATCCTACCATGGTCCATCTTGCTTCCACACTTAGCCTTGATTCTAGTTACTTGCACAAGTGATGGAATAAGCTTCTAAAAGCTCAACTTTctacaaaatgtgacaaaacatgcaaagacaactagaatataatattagctcataaaatcacTAAGGTTAATGCAATAATCATATAAATTAGAgccaaaataaggagataaatTCTATATAAAATAGACTTATCATGTATTTTTTTTCCCTATCTTATCTTATTTAAACCATCAATTCATGTAAAGAATATAAATATGGGTGTTTGAGAAGTTCTTAGGAATGCATGAAGCTTGATGTGTATGAAAAGAAAATGAGATGACTGCATTAAATAATACTCTGTACTAAAAAAAGGTATAAATATACTTTCAAAAAATAAAAGGCATAAATACAATTTTTTAATATATATTTGTTTTCGAAAATGGGTAACTAACAGCTAGCTAAGGGTATAAAGGAAAATTTGTCTTCTTAATTAAAGGATACAAACCCATTTAATTATTTTTCACTCTTAAACCTCTAATTTATAAATTTAGATTTCTTCAATGTGAATCGCTATTTTTACTCTTCTTAACTCATTTCTAATAACACGAGTTATTGGTTTAGAGTGTCGTAATAAGTTAAGATGACGCTCACAAACAATAAGGAGATTTTTTAGACATTTTTACTTAAAACGGTGTTGGACAAGACCTATTGTTCTAGGAGTAATATAGTAGAGTGAGAAACAATTCAATAGTAGAAGCGAAGTTCCAATAATTCACTAACAATATCTTCAAATGCTTAACAAATTAATACTCCATAAATTACATTCACCCTTTATTATTTTGCCACTACTATAAATGATatatttatatttgtaattttagaCATTATTTTATTAGAATAATGGTACTCAAACAAAATCTAACAAGATTGCACACTTTTTCAGCGGAAAAAAACTATACTCACGAGATGAACATGCATAGTTTGTATATTTGCTCATTACTTGACTGTTATATCCACAATTTACGGTATTTAGTCTTATTTTACTTCTTAAGATATatgtttttataaaaaaaaaagttatgtATAAATTTACGCAAGACCCTTACACATTACCGTTAAGGGTAAAAGGtaatttcctcaaaaaaaaaaaaacgggtaaAAGGTAATTAAGAAACCTGCATAAAGTTGCTATATTatgaatttattattattttgatttTATGTTCAAGCTTAATAGAAAAGacaaaacacaataattaagttaaataaaTCACTTTCATTAAttttttgtttcctttttctAAACTTACCAAAGATAACCTTTCCTCTCTACTTGTGTTTGACATAATATTAACAACcaatttatttctagtttgagcCATCAATTAATTTCTAGTTTCAGTCACATCAATAAATATTAAAAATCTAAACATATATCTAATGTACTAAGAGGTAAGAAACATGGATAAAATTATTTTTTATATGGCTTTACTACCTACATTAGCATTAGCACAATTCATCTCTTATCATATGTTAAACTACTCACCTAAATTATATTGATCACCCACCCTGATTAAACGTAAGAAACTATAGGAAAAACTGACAAAATTTCACACTTTTTCAACGATTTTTTTTAAAAGAACAAATCTCACGAGATCAACATGCATGTCCACTCTCATAGAGTTGACTCTTTCAAAAGGAACGCAATAGCCTCAACTTTAATCTCCAGTTGTCACAGTTTTCATCATTCTCTTTAGCGACATCATTCTATAGTTGTACTCCCATTCTTATTAATCCTCCATATCTCACCCTGAATAAACGTAAGAAACAACCAAATTTGACAGGATTTTACACTTTTtcaacaataaagaacaaatcTCACGAGATGAACATGCATGTCTAATCTCATATAGCCGTTACACTCAACGGGAACTCTAACCCTCAGCGTTAATCACCATCTGTCACAACATTCAGCATTCACTTTCCCAGAATCATTCTATAAATGCAGTCTCATTCTTGCCATCTTTTCACCATAAACATTCACTCCAATTTCACTCATAACCCcccacacccccccccccccaacaacAAAAATAGTTAACCTTAAAACATTAAGATGAATTAAATCCCATCAAATTTCTTCACATCTCATTCAAAGATTCATAAACCCGGCCTTTTCCATCATACCTATCATATCGATCTCTTCTCTCGCTCTCTTACCTCTAAACAAATCAACAACATCTGCGAAGCCATGAATCAACTTTAAATAAGTAATCTTTTTCCCGTATTTCATCGATTCTATAATAAAAATACGGTAAAAAAATTGTAAAATTTACCTGACAAGTGAAGGTGTAAACAACCTTTGCTACCCACACCCCAGACAGAGTTAGTGAGCCGTGTAATAGGCGATCATTTCGCACGATTCAGGGGCCACTTGAGTCAGCCGTCGGCGACTAACTGCATCTTAACCCCTTTTATacattaattttaaaaaaaaggtAGTAACAAGTAAGTAGGAAGTCTAGTAAGTAGTAACCCTAACCCACCCACTCAACTACTTTGAACAACATAACAAAAAGTAATGAAAATCCTAAATCCATCCTCTCTACCTTTGTGAGTCCTCTCAAACCCAACCCTCTAATCCAGGTATGAAGTGTAAAAATGTGGAAATTTTGAATCAAATTTGACTCTCTTTTTTTCCGCTATATCATATCATCAAATCATTATTTACAAatctctttctttccttcttttctctCTCACTAACAAGTACGAGTAAGTAAGCAAGTAAGTGTGACTCACACGCTTGTTTTATTTCAGACAAACAAACTTCCAACTACTGCTACTCCTACTCATAGTCTTCTTACAAaaacccaacaaattcaaatTAAATTAAACTAAAACATAAAACGACGTCGTATTGACGGCGGCGTACACGGCGCTGATTGGTGTCAAATGTGATGGGAGGCGCAATCTCTCACCTCATTCCATGTCTTAACCCTGAACTGAGGGACCCACGCGCTAATAAACAACACCCTCACGCGCCTCCGCATCACCACCATAACGACGTCGTTTTTACTTCCGAACAACCCTTAGATGAAACCCTAGGACATTCTTTCTGCTACGTTCGTTCGTCGGCTAGGTTTCTATCTCCGACCGGTTCGGACCGGTTTTCGGAGTCACTCCGGTTCGACGATCCGCCGGTCCAGAGGTCCGCCGTGTTTCGTGCGATTTCTGGTGCGGCGGTTTCGGCGAATACGGCTACGCCGAGGACCGTGTACGATGAGGAGGATTCGTCGGCGTCGGTAGTGGTTAACGGGTTTGATTGTACGTCTTCGTTTTCTGCGGTTCCCTTGCAGCCTGTGCCGCGGGGGGACCGCACGGCTGGACATTTTTTGTCCGGCCCTATCGAGCGGGGCGCCATGTCTGGCCCGCTTGATTCGACTGCCCTTGTGTCCGACGCTGGGCGGGTTCCCTTCTCCGCCCCGTTAAGCGTCGGAGGCGGTGGGGTTGGGGGTGGGGGTAGTAGTAGGGGTTATTAtaagaagaggaggaagaagagttTTGCTGGGATTAAGAATAGTTTGGTGAGGAGTTTTTCGGAGAAGAAGCGGCCTTGGGTTGTTCCGGTGGGGAGGAAAGACGGGGGAGGGGATGGAGGCGGTGGCGGGGGCGGGGAGGTGGTGGTGAGAAGGGAGGAGGAGATGGATGGGAGTAATGTGCAGTGGGCGTTGGGGAAGGCGGGTGAGGATAGGGTTCATGTGGTTGTGTCTGAAGAACATGGGTGGTTGTTTGTTGGGATTTATGACGGGTTTAATGGTCCCGATGCACCGGAGTTTTTGATGGGTCATTTGTACCGGGCTTTGTTTCATGAGCTCAAGGGTTTGTTTTGGGATAATGAGGATGATGCCGCGGGTGTTAGTAGTAACAATGCTGGTCCTAGTGATAATGGTGATTGTAATGTTGAGGTGCAAGGGCAAGGGAGGAATGCGGGTTGTGAGGAAATTGAGGTCGAGGTTGAGGGGGAAGGAAATCGTGGAGTTGGGGCAAATGCAAATAAGAGAGTGACGTTTTTGCAGGAGGATGAGAAGAAGGATGCGAGGAGAAAGTTGTGGGAGTTTTTGGCTGAGGATGAGATGGATGATGGACTTGATTTGTCGGGGTCGGATAGGTTTGCGTTTTCTGTGGATGATGCAGTTCATGTTAGCAATGTAGGTTCAGCACTGACTAGGAGGTCGTTGTTGTCGAAGTTGAAGCAAGGGTGGAGTAGGAGTAAGGATGGGCATAGTAAAGGTGGGTTGTTTCATTGGAGGTTTGGGGTGGAGGAGAAGGATAAGGTCGATGTCGAGAATAGCCATAGGGTCGAGGAGGAGGGGGATGAGGAGGGGAGAGTGGGTAGGAATGGTAGGAGGAGGAAGACGGGGCATGTTGACCATGATTTAGTTTTGAGGGCGTTGGAACAGGCATTGGAGAAGACGGAGAATGCTTATTTGGATTTGACGGATAGGGTTATTGATCGGTACCCTGAGCTAGCGCTCATGGGTTCGTGTTTATTGGTTGTATTGATGAGAGACGAGGATGTGTATGTGATGAATTTGGGTGATAGCAGAGCTATTGTTGCACAATTTCAGCCTGAAGAGAGTTGCTCTCATGTGAGATCAAAGGAGAAGACTGAGAGTGGCTCCAGTACAGAAGGCATTGTCGAGGAATGCACATCTAGAGGTGACAAGGCAAGTGTTGCACAAGAGTGTTCTTCAGAAGCGATTAAACTGGCGGCTTTGCAGCTCTCTACTGACCATAGTACAAGCATTGATGAAGTAAGGCTCTTATTTGTTGTTTTACCATATTAAGATATTATACATGCTATATCTGATGCCTTCCATATTTCGTTTATTTCAAGCCTTTTATGCATTTGGTCTTTATTCTGAATTGGATGCTTCCAAAACTGAATTATCATGGTTTTCTTTGGCGAGGCTCGAAATATATGGTAGCAAATCTAATTTATTTGGTCGTTGTAGTTGGTTTGCACTATGTAAAATGTTAAATATGGAAACAAAGTAGGATGATGGAGTGAACTTTATAGTGCCATAAGAAAATGTCCAGCTGGTTTACTTGAGAGggaaaaaaggatttaaacagCCGGTCCAAACTTCAAATCTTTCCTAAAAAGATCAGAAACTGTGTTTAAAGTTTAAACTTTGAAGCTCAATAATTATCTCTCATATAAAATCTATACGTGTTCAAAAACAATTTATACAAGCTCgaaagctgtctgtttgtcttaatGATAAAAAAAATGTTTAAAAGCTCAAAATCTATACAAGCTATACGTTTAAGAACTTTTTATAGACTCTAAAATTAAATAAAGCTGATTTTATAACTTGGTATTCTCGTGAACTCGAGAGTAACTTCACTTAATTTTCCTTAAACTATCTCGGACAGAGGAGGTTAGTTTAAAGAGAACCAGTGAGCTAGGCAAATACCAAGCAAGTTCTTTTAGTATTAAAATGTCAAGTGAAGGGCTGTTACTCTACTTTCTGCTCCCATTTGCTTCGATTGCTAGATCCTAGACTCTGAATAGCAAAGTATTCTTGCCTGCCTATTAACTACGGAGTATTTGATTTGAACGAAGAAGGAACCACATATATATATGCTTGTTCGATAGGAGTTCTTTTTATGAAGTGGAAACATACTGTCACTTGCTCATCTTGTTCTGGGAATTAACTTAAGGTAGCAATGTAGAATTTTCCTGCCACTATTGTCTGACTGGTTATTTCCATATCAAATTCCCAATGGAGTAGAAAATTGCTATTGTGGTTTTGGGATGTGAGGGTTCCCCCGTCTTCAGTCAAGGGGTTAAGGTGAAAACCACATTTTTTAATTGTATGCAAAAGCTACGTTTTTTATCCACCTTATCCTGCATAAAGCAGTATTGGGTTATGGGCTTATGAAGGGTTAGAAGGCCACTCTGACAAGCCTCATTTGTGATTCTAATTAGGCATACATAGTAATTAGTCAAAGGATTGTCAGCTCATACTAGCCCTCTCTCGCTCTGTCACCGGTGGCTGTTGACCTGTTGTAACTTGTAAGTAATGTATGGTCATTAAGCTGGAGCCTTCAGAGGTTGTTGGCACTTGACATGGTATATACGCGATGCTATTTGTAGGTAAAGTGACAAAATTTTGATTGTATGCTTCCATATGGGTGGCACTAGATTTATGAGATTGGTGGGGGTTGTAGGCAGGCTTTTAAGTTCAAGTAATCTCACATTTATTTTTAAATGTTATTGTCTAATGTTGTAAATAATATAAGGTGTCGGGCGACGgtgcaattttttttgtttttaggatATGATCATCATTACAAGAACTTGTGGATATCAATGGTGAAGGCCTAGTGGTTTAGCTGCTGTTTATCATGTCTAGTAGGAGCGAAATGCTCGCATTTTTTGTTGGAGTGAGACACAGATATATGCCATAATGAGTAAAGTAGATGTTCTTTGATGTTCTTTTGTTGGGTGTTCAGAGGTTGTACTTAACTCCTTGTAAGGGCTactgttttgacttttgatctgATGTCTAGTGTGCATCTCTCTTCGTCAGATGCTTTTTATTCCCTAATATGGATGATTAAGGAGATACATAACCTCTTACAAAAAAATGGCGAACTATGTGGTGTAATTTGCATGGCAGGACTTATCGAAATTTTCATTGTAAGAACCTTTTCATCGTGCATTTGAAAGAGTGGTAAAAATCCTCCTACTCGCTAGTAAACATGGTGTGCTTGGTAAGACATTTTTATCTCTGAGTATGTCCAAGTCCAACGAAGCGTGGTTCATGCCTGTTGGGATACATTCCAAAAGTGCTGTTCATGTTGAGCCTTGCTTGAGAATGGATGAATTCCTTAATTCGTCACGAATAGAAGAAATTCACAGTCTTGCTAACCAATTTGAGCTTGACCAATTTCAACAAACTAGAAACATGTTAAAACATTGCGTCCTCATGTAATGTGGACTAGGGTTATTGAGTTAATGACAACAATTCTTCTAGTCTTTCCCTCTCTTAGGGAGACACAATTTG contains the following coding sequences:
- the LOC141653840 gene encoding protein phosphatase 2C 29-like, which translates into the protein MGGAISHLIPCLNPELRDPRANKQHPHAPPHHHHNDVVFTSEQPLDETLGHSFCYVRSSARFLSPTGSDRFSESLRFDDPPVQRSAVFRAISGAAVSANTATPRTVYDEEDSSASVVVNGFDCTSSFSAVPLQPVPRGDRTAGHFLSGPIERGAMSGPLDSTALVSDAGRVPFSAPLSVGGGGVGGGGSSRGYYKKRRKKSFAGIKNSLVRSFSEKKRPWVVPVGRKDGGGDGGGGGGGEVVVRREEEMDGSNVQWALGKAGEDRVHVVVSEEHGWLFVGIYDGFNGPDAPEFLMGHLYRALFHELKGLFWDNEDDAAGVSSNNAGPSDNGDCNVEVQGQGRNAGCEEIEVEVEGEGNRGVGANANKRVTFLQEDEKKDARRKLWEFLAEDEMDDGLDLSGSDRFAFSVDDAVHVSNVGSALTRRSLLSKLKQGWSRSKDGHSKGGLFHWRFGVEEKDKVDVENSHRVEEEGDEEGRVGRNGRRRKTGHVDHDLVLRALEQALEKTENAYLDLTDRVIDRYPELALMGSCLLVVLMRDEDVYVMNLGDSRAIVAQFQPEESCSHVRSKEKTESGSSTEGIVEECTSRGDKASVAQECSSEAIKLAALQLSTDHSTSIDEEVKRIKREHPDDKHCIVNDRVKGRLKVTRAFGAGFLKQAKFNDSLLEMFRNEFIGDAPYVSCIPSLRHHPLGPRDQFLVLSSDGLYQYLSNQEVVSFVENFLEKYPDGDPAQHLIEELLNRAAKKAGMDFHDLLDIPQGDRRKYHDDVTVMVISLEGRIWKSSGKYP